CACTACTATCTGATGGCACATCACGCCTTGGATGCATTGAAAGCTTCTAAGGGCAGTATTGTGAATATTTCGTCCAAAACTGGCGAAACAGGACAGGGGAATACCTCGGCTTATGCGGCATCCAATGGCGGGCGTAATGCGCTTACACGCGAGTGGGCTGTAGAATTGTTGCCTTATTCGATTCGTGTAAATGCCATTATCGTGGCAGAATGTGCCACTCCGCAATACGATACCTGGATTCAAACCTTATCAAATCCGGAGGAGACCTTGAAGAAAATTACGGATCGCATTCCATTGGAGCATCGCATGACGACAGCAGAAGAAATCGCCGATACAACAGTCTTTTTGCTGTCTAACAAGTCAAGTCATACAACTGGCCAATTGATACATGTGGACGGTGGCTATGTGCATCTGGATCGCTCTATTATTGCTGAATCGTAGCAGAGCAGCGATTGGATTTTGGAAAATAAACTTGTGTGGTTTTGAGGTCACAACTCCGGTTCATTTCCAAAATCCATGAGCGTTTTTTGATATT
The DNA window shown above is from Sphingobacterium thalpophilum and carries:
- a CDS encoding SDR family oxidoreductase, producing the protein MDLHLRDKVVIVTGGAKGIGRAVVHALAKEQAIPVIVGRKQADNEKVKEEIKQFGVDALCIEAELSKPEDCERAVQKTLEVYGRIDGLVNNAGQNDGVGLASGNYEKFVASLHKNLIHYYLMAHHALDALKASKGSIVNISSKTGETGQGNTSAYAASNGGRNALTREWAVELLPYSIRVNAIIVAECATPQYDTWIQTLSNPEETLKKITDRIPLEHRMTTAEEIADTTVFLLSNKSSHTTGQLIHVDGGYVHLDRSIIAES